From a single Fusobacterium sp. IOR10 genomic region:
- a CDS encoding MIP/aquaporin family protein — MTPGAMYLGEFIGTAALLFFGNGVNMTTSLNKSYGKGSGWIVICMGWGLSVTMAVYMVGWVSGAHLNPAVTLGLAAAGSFPWKLVPGYIIAQVIGAFVGACLAWLSYKDLMDEEPEAGTKLGVFATGPAIDNKPMNAVTEFLGTFLLVAGILAIGYGNGVTGGMAPFVIGMLIAVIGMALGGATGFAINPARDLGPRIAHAMLPIKGKGGSNWGYAWVPIVGPALGGIVGGVFYVWFIAMAV; from the coding sequence ATGACACCAGGAGCAATGTATTTAGGAGAATTTATAGGAACAGCAGCACTTTTATTTTTTGGTAATGGAGTTAATATGACCACTAGTTTAAATAAAAGTTATGGTAAAGGTTCAGGATGGATAGTAATATGTATGGGATGGGGTTTATCAGTTACAATGGCAGTTTATATGGTTGGATGGGTTAGTGGAGCTCATTTAAATCCAGCAGTAACATTGGGATTAGCAGCAGCAGGTTCTTTCCCTTGGAAATTAGTACCTGGATACATTATTGCTCAAGTTATAGGAGCTTTTGTAGGAGCTTGTTTAGCGTGGTTAAGTTATAAGGATTTAATGGATGAAGAACCAGAAGCAGGAACAAAATTAGGAGTTTTTGCAACAGGACCAGCTATTGATAATAAACCAATGAACGCAGTAACAGAGTTTCTTGGAACTTTCTTATTAGTTGCAGGAATTTTAGCAATAGGATATGGAAACGGAGTCACAGGTGGAATGGCACCATTTGTTATAGGTATGCTAATCGCAGTTATAGGTATGGCACTAGGTGGAGCAACAGGATTTGCTATAAATCCTGCTAGAGATTTAGGACCAAGAATAGCTCATGCTATGTTACCAATAAAAGGAAAAGGTGGATCAAACTGGGGATATGCTTGGGTTCCAATTGTAGGACCAGCACTTGGTGGAATAGTTGGAGGAGTTTTCTATGTGTGGTTCATTGCAATGGCAGTATAA
- a CDS encoding HAD-IIA family hydrolase produces MGKLKEKECFLLDMDGTIYLGDELIYGAKEFLKKIKEKNKKYLFLTNNSSKNKGSYVEKLGKLGIKAEENEIFTSGEATTIYLNKIKKGARIFLLGTKALEDEFEKAGFKLIKERDQEIDFVVLGFDTTLTYEKLWIACDYISEGVKYIATHPDYVCPLAGRKCMPDVGSIIALIKGTTGKEPLVVGKPNKYIVDGILEKYKLKKEDLCIVGDRLYTDIRTGLDNGLTSILVMSGETNKKMLASTEFVPDYVYDSINEMIEEI; encoded by the coding sequence ATGGGCAAACTTAAAGAGAAGGAATGTTTTTTATTGGATATGGATGGGACTATATATCTAGGAGATGAATTAATTTATGGAGCAAAAGAATTTTTAAAGAAAATAAAAGAAAAAAATAAAAAATATTTATTTTTAACTAATAACTCATCTAAAAATAAAGGTTCCTATGTTGAAAAATTAGGAAAACTTGGAATAAAAGCTGAAGAAAATGAAATATTTACTTCTGGAGAAGCCACTACTATTTATTTAAATAAAATAAAAAAAGGTGCAAGAATATTTTTATTGGGAACAAAGGCTTTGGAAGATGAATTTGAAAAAGCTGGATTTAAACTAATTAAGGAAAGAGATCAAGAAATAGATTTTGTTGTACTTGGTTTCGATACAACTTTAACATATGAAAAATTATGGATTGCATGTGATTATATATCTGAAGGAGTTAAATACATAGCAACTCACCCAGATTATGTGTGCCCTTTAGCAGGGAGGAAATGTATGCCAGATGTTGGATCTATCATAGCTTTAATAAAAGGAACCACAGGAAAAGAACCTTTAGTTGTGGGAAAACCAAATAAATACATAGTGGATGGGATTTTGGAAAAATATAAATTAAAGAAGGAAGATTTATGTATTGTTGGAGATAGACTTTATACAGATATAAGAACAGGACTAGACAATGGGTTAACTTCTATATTGGTTATGAGTGGGGAAACTAACAAAAAAATGCTAGCTAGTACTGAATTTGTGCCAGATTATGTGTATGATTCAATAAATGAAATGATTGAAGAAATTTAA
- a CDS encoding TRAP transporter large permease — protein sequence MNSFSPIVVLFILFFLNIPIGFALMGSALFYFIFINHIMEMNMIIQRFSTSVESFPYLAVPFFIMVGSVMNYSGISEQLMNMAEVLAGHLKGGLAQVNCLLSAMMGGISGSANADAAMESKILVPEMLKKGFTAPFAAAVTAASSSVSPVIPPGTNLILYALIANIPVGDMFLAGYTPGILMTGALMITVYIISVKRGYAPTRAKAATLPEIGKQALKSVWALAIPFGIILGMRIGMFTPTEAGGIAVFFCFVVGTLIYRKLKFKHIPIILTETVRSTGSVMIIIASAKVFGYYLTLERIPQMITNGLMTFTDNRFVLLMLINVMLLFIGMFIEGGAALVILAPLLVPAVTALGIDPLHFGVIFIVNIMIGGLTPPFGSMMFTVCSIVDVKLEDFISEIWPFVVALLIVLVMVTYSQSIALIIPNLFS from the coding sequence ATGAATTCGTTTTCTCCAATAGTGGTTTTATTTATTTTATTCTTTTTGAATATACCAATAGGTTTTGCTCTTATGGGATCAGCATTGTTTTACTTTATATTTATAAATCATATCATGGAAATGAATATGATTATTCAAAGATTTTCAACATCAGTTGAATCATTTCCATATTTAGCGGTACCTTTCTTTATAATGGTTGGTTCAGTTATGAATTATTCAGGTATTAGTGAACAATTAATGAATATGGCTGAAGTTTTAGCAGGGCATTTAAAAGGTGGACTTGCTCAAGTTAACTGTTTACTTAGTGCTATGATGGGTGGAATTTCAGGTTCTGCCAATGCAGATGCAGCAATGGAATCTAAAATATTAGTTCCTGAAATGTTGAAGAAAGGGTTTACAGCTCCCTTTGCAGCAGCAGTAACAGCAGCTTCTTCATCAGTTAGTCCAGTTATTCCACCAGGAACTAACTTGATATTATATGCTTTAATTGCAAATATACCTGTGGGGGATATGTTCTTAGCAGGGTATACTCCTGGAATATTAATGACAGGTGCCCTAATGATAACAGTTTACATAATATCAGTGAAAAGAGGTTATGCTCCAACTAGAGCAAAAGCAGCCACTCTTCCTGAGATAGGAAAACAAGCTTTAAAATCAGTATGGGCTTTAGCAATACCATTTGGAATTATTTTAGGAATGAGAATTGGAATGTTTACTCCAACAGAAGCAGGGGGAATTGCAGTATTTTTCTGTTTTGTAGTAGGAACATTAATTTATAGAAAACTAAAATTTAAACATATTCCTATAATTTTAACAGAGACAGTAAGAAGTACAGGATCTGTTATGATTATTATAGCATCAGCTAAAGTTTTTGGTTATTACTTAACATTAGAGAGAATACCTCAAATGATAACTAATGGTCTTATGACTTTTACAGATAATAGATTTGTATTACTTATGTTGATTAATGTTATGCTTTTATTTATAGGAATGTTTATAGAAGGTGGAGCAGCTTTGGTTATATTAGCCCCATTGTTAGTTCCTGCAGTAACAGCTTTAGGAATAGATCCTTTACATTTTGGTGTAATATTTATAGTTAATATAATGATAGGTGGATTAACACCACCATTTGGATCAATGATGTTTACAGTATGTTCTATAGTTGATGTAAAGCTAGAGGATTTCATAAGCGAAATCTGGCCATTTGTAGTGGCTTTATTAATAGTTTTAGTTATGGTAACATATTCTCAAAGTATAGCATTGATTATTCCAAATTTATTTAGTTAA
- a CDS encoding TRAP transporter small permease, with product MKKGLNDFLKHFELYLGSLFISVTVVIVIMNVFTRYCLNFTYYWTEEVAVGCFIWTIFLGTAGAYREKGLIGVEALMILLPTKIRNVAEFFTSIILLGLNVLMFVFSYGYVSGSTKITSALEMSYSYINASLVVSFGLMTLYSLLFMIEAFKKAFLHVDEKKD from the coding sequence ATGAAAAAAGGATTAAATGATTTTCTGAAACATTTTGAGTTGTATCTTGGAAGTTTATTTATAAGTGTAACTGTTGTTATAGTTATAATGAATGTATTTACAAGATATTGTTTAAATTTTACTTATTATTGGACAGAGGAAGTGGCAGTAGGTTGCTTTATTTGGACAATTTTTTTAGGAACTGCAGGAGCTTACAGAGAAAAAGGACTTATAGGTGTTGAAGCTTTAATGATTTTATTGCCAACTAAAATAAGAAATGTAGCGGAGTTTTTCACATCAATTATTTTATTAGGTTTAAATGTTTTGATGTTTGTATTTAGTTATGGTTATGTTTCAGGTTCAACAAAGATAACTTCAGCCTTGGAGATGTCTTATTCGTATATTAATGCGTCTTTAGTTGTATCTTTTGGATTAATGACATTATATTCTTTATTATTTATGATAGAAGCGTTTAAAAAAGCATTTTTACACGTTGATGAGAAAAAAGATTAG
- a CDS encoding C4-dicarboxylate TRAP transporter substrate-binding protein — MNKFKGLLCASLLSLLVVGCGGEKKDEGKVEARVIKVTTKFVDAEQTSKSLVKVVKAVNERSKGTLELQLFTSGTLPIGKDGMEQVANGSDWILVDGVNFLGDYIPDYNAITGPMLYTSFEEYLRMVRTPLVQDLNEKAYDKGIKVLSMDWVFGFRSLETNKVIKTPEDLKGVKLRVPTSQLYTYTLEAMGANPVAMPYPDTYAAIQQGVIEGVEGSILSYYGTKQYENVKNYSLTRHLLGVSAVSISRKCWESLTDEQRTIIQEEFNKGAEDNLSETNRLEEVYIGKLKEAGVEFNEVDTAAFNKAASVVFTKFPKWTPGIYDKIMENLTQIREDIKNGK; from the coding sequence ATGAATAAGTTTAAAGGTTTATTGTGTGCGTCACTATTATCTTTATTAGTAGTAGGATGCGGTGGCGAAAAGAAAGATGAAGGTAAAGTTGAAGCTCGTGTAATTAAAGTAACAACTAAATTTGTTGATGCTGAACAAACTTCAAAATCATTGGTAAAAGTAGTTAAAGCTGTTAATGAAAGAAGTAAAGGAACACTAGAATTACAACTATTCACAAGTGGTACGTTACCAATAGGTAAAGATGGAATGGAACAAGTTGCAAATGGATCAGATTGGATCCTTGTTGACGGAGTTAACTTCTTAGGAGATTATATTCCAGACTACAACGCTATAACAGGACCAATGTTATATACATCATTTGAGGAATATTTAAGAATGGTTAGAACTCCTCTAGTACAAGATTTAAATGAAAAAGCTTATGACAAAGGAATTAAAGTATTATCTATGGACTGGGTATTTGGATTTAGAAGTTTAGAAACTAATAAAGTAATAAAAACTCCAGAAGATTTAAAAGGTGTTAAATTAAGAGTTCCTACAAGTCAATTATATACATATACATTAGAAGCTATGGGTGCAAATCCAGTGGCTATGCCTTATCCAGACACTTATGCAGCAATTCAACAAGGTGTTATTGAAGGGGTTGAAGGTTCTATCCTTTCTTACTATGGAACTAAACAATACGAAAATGTTAAAAATTATTCTTTAACTAGACATTTATTAGGTGTTTCTGCAGTTTCTATTTCTAGAAAATGTTGGGAAAGTTTAACAGATGAACAAAGAACTATAATTCAAGAAGAATTTAATAAAGGTGCTGAAGATAATCTTAGCGAAACTAATAGATTAGAAGAAGTATACATTGGAAAATTAAAAGAAGCAGGTGTTGAATTCAACGAAGTTGATACAGCAGCCTTTAACAAAGCAGCATCAGTAGTATTTACTAAATTCCCTAAATGGACACCAGGAATTTATGATAAAATAATGGAAAATCTTACTCAAATTAGAGAAGATATAAAAAACGGTAAATAA
- a CDS encoding glycerol-3-phosphate responsive antiterminator, with the protein MNIKEILERNPVIPAIKNKENLAEAINSNSEIIFVIMSNLINIDEIVSELKEKGKIVFVHIDMVEGLSNSSYGIEYLINRTKFDGIITTKHNIVSFANRNKIPVIQRFFILDSFSFKNTMLHIRENRPNAVEILPGVMPKIIKRICNLVNVPVITGGLIDDKEDIINALTAGAEGVSTTKIELWTM; encoded by the coding sequence ATTAATATAAAGGAAATATTAGAAAGGAATCCAGTTATTCCAGCAATAAAAAATAAGGAAAATCTAGCTGAAGCTATAAATAGTAACAGTGAGATTATATTTGTGATAATGTCTAATCTTATAAATATAGATGAGATAGTCTCTGAGCTAAAGGAAAAGGGGAAAATAGTATTTGTGCATATAGACATGGTAGAAGGATTATCTAATTCTAGCTATGGAATAGAATATTTAATTAATAGAACTAAATTTGATGGAATAATTACAACTAAACATAATATAGTTTCTTTTGCCAATAGAAATAAGATTCCAGTTATACAAAGATTTTTTATACTAGATTCATTTTCTTTTAAAAATACAATGTTACACATAAGAGAAAACAGACCTAATGCAGTTGAAATTTTACCAGGAGTTATGCCAAAAATAATAAAAAGAATATGTAATCTAGTAAATGTGCCTGTTATTACAGGTGGGTTAATTGATGACAAAGAAGATATAATAAACGCTTTAACAGCAGGTGCAGAGGGAGTTTCCACAACTAAAATAGAACTATGGACAATGTAA
- a CDS encoding MgtC/SapB family protein, protein MTPFSLTLGNVQIFTRIFVAIIIGGMIGYERGCNNRPAGFRTHILVCLGAAIVSLIQEQLRVNIIKLAIDNPSLSQNFRSDLGRLGAQVISGIGFLGAGTIMKERGTIEGLTTAASLWATGCIGLGIGWGFYTLSITSGIAVIVVLVTFKKLEVSVIDKKHIVKLEVFFTDENAYAQNILMIYELLKYSNIKSKIKDIKKNSEENKARYILIIPKQLKPMDLISEIAKSPCVKQVTRL, encoded by the coding sequence ATGACTCCATTTAGTTTAACATTAGGAAATGTACAAATTTTCACAAGAATTTTCGTAGCTATAATAATCGGAGGAATGATTGGTTATGAAAGAGGTTGTAATAATCGTCCAGCAGGTTTTAGAACTCATATATTAGTTTGTTTAGGAGCTGCTATAGTTTCTTTAATACAAGAACAACTAAGAGTTAACATAATAAAATTAGCAATTGATAATCCTAGTCTTAGTCAAAATTTTAGAAGTGATTTAGGTAGATTAGGTGCCCAAGTTATTAGTGGTATTGGGTTTTTAGGTGCTGGTACAATAATGAAGGAAAGAGGAACAATTGAAGGTTTAACAACAGCTGCATCTCTTTGGGCCACTGGTTGTATTGGACTTGGTATTGGCTGGGGATTTTACACACTTTCAATAACTTCTGGAATCGCAGTTATTGTTGTTTTAGTTACTTTTAAAAAATTAGAAGTTTCAGTAATAGATAAAAAACATATTGTCAAATTAGAAGTTTTTTTTACAGATGAAAATGCTTATGCTCAAAATATATTAATGATTTATGAATTACTTAAATATTCAAATATTAAATCTAAAATCAAAGATATTAAAAAAAATTCAGAAGAAAATAAAGCTAGGTATATATTAATTATACCAAAACAACTAAAACCTATGGATTTGATTTCAGAAATAGCTAAATCACCATGCGTTAAACAGGTTACACGTCTATAA
- a CDS encoding sodium:alanine symporter family protein, giving the protein MDYLKLLNSIDSFVWGPPLLILLVGTGIMLTLRLKFLQVFSLPKALKLIFTSMKDEGDEHGDINSFRALCTALAATIGTGNIVGVATAIKVGGPGALFWMWIAAFFGMASKYSECLLAVKFRGIDANGDVVGGPMHYIENGLGKKYKPLAVMFAVFGVLVAYFGIGTFAQVNAITEITNLSFGIPIKVVAAVLTILVTAVTIGGLKSISKVASKVVPTMALIYFIAVIGFLIIFADKVPGAIEQIITSAFSPTAAKGGFLGSTVMLAMRSGVARGVFSNESGLGSAPIVAAAAKVKWPAQQGLISMTGTFIDTIIICTLTGLTLIISGLWTGDLNGAALTQAAFSTGYPVIGKYILTIGLVLFAFTTILGWNYYGERCIVYLVGVRGILPYRVIFIVLIACGAFIKLEAIWTLADIVNGLMAIPNLIALIGLSGVVVAETKAYKNHLEKTRNKD; this is encoded by the coding sequence ATGGATTATTTAAAGTTATTAAATAGTATTGACAGTTTTGTTTGGGGACCACCACTTTTAATTTTACTTGTTGGAACAGGTATTATGTTAACATTGAGATTGAAATTTTTACAAGTTTTCAGTTTACCAAAAGCATTAAAATTAATTTTCACTAGTATGAAAGATGAAGGAGATGAACATGGAGATATTAATAGTTTTCGTGCTCTTTGTACAGCATTAGCAGCAACTATTGGTACAGGAAACATAGTTGGTGTTGCAACTGCTATTAAAGTAGGTGGACCAGGAGCATTGTTCTGGATGTGGATTGCAGCATTTTTTGGTATGGCAAGTAAATATTCAGAATGTTTACTTGCTGTTAAGTTCCGTGGTATTGATGCAAATGGAGATGTTGTAGGTGGACCGATGCATTATATAGAAAATGGTTTAGGTAAAAAATACAAACCTCTAGCAGTAATGTTTGCAGTATTTGGAGTATTAGTTGCTTATTTTGGAATAGGTACATTTGCTCAAGTTAATGCAATTACAGAAATAACTAATTTATCATTTGGGATCCCTATAAAAGTAGTTGCAGCTGTTTTAACAATTTTAGTAACTGCAGTAACAATTGGTGGATTAAAATCTATTTCAAAAGTTGCAAGTAAAGTGGTTCCAACTATGGCATTAATTTATTTCATTGCAGTGATAGGATTTTTAATTATTTTTGCAGATAAGGTTCCAGGGGCAATTGAACAAATTATTACAAGTGCTTTTAGTCCAACAGCAGCAAAGGGTGGATTTTTAGGTTCAACTGTTATGCTTGCAATGCGTAGTGGTGTTGCTCGTGGAGTTTTTTCAAATGAATCTGGATTAGGAAGTGCTCCTATTGTAGCAGCAGCAGCAAAAGTTAAGTGGCCAGCACAACAAGGTCTTATTTCAATGACAGGTACATTTATTGATACAATAATTATATGTACTTTAACTGGTTTAACACTTATAATTAGTGGATTGTGGACTGGAGATTTAAATGGAGCAGCGCTTACACAAGCTGCTTTTTCAACAGGATATCCAGTTATTGGTAAATATATTCTAACAATTGGTCTTGTATTATTTGCTTTTACTACTATTCTAGGATGGAATTATTACGGAGAACGTTGTATAGTATATTTAGTTGGAGTAAGAGGAATTTTACCTTATAGAGTTATTTTCATTGTTTTAATTGCTTGTGGAGCATTTATAAAGTTAGAAGCAATTTGGACACTTGCAGATATTGTGAATGGGCTTATGGCTATTCCTAACTTAATAGCTTTAATAGGTCTGTCTGGTGTAGTTGTAGCAGAGACAAAGGCCTATAAAAATCATTTGGAAAAAACTAGAAATAAAGATTAA
- the guaB gene encoding IMP dehydrogenase, with translation MNGKITKEAITFDDVLLVPAESYVLPQDIQLKAYLTDTIALNIPIVSAAMDTVTEAHLAIALARQGGLGFIHKNMSIEEQAKEVDKVKRNESGMIQNPITLYKEATLGDADELMGQYRISGLPIIEADGKLIGIITNRDLKYRKDYETAVVEVMTKDHLITASVGTTLDEAKEILLSHRIEKLPIVDEEGYLKGLITIKDIDKIVEYPNACKDEHGRLRVGAAVGVGTDTLDRVRALVNAGVDVITVDSAHGHSMGVVKRVKEIRDNFPDVQLIAGNIVTAEAAKALIGAGVNAVKVGVGPGSICTTRIVAGVGVPQLSAVNDVYEVCKKAGVRVIADGGIKYSGDIVKALASGGDCVMLGSILAGTSEAPGEEVIYEGRKFKIYVGMGSMAAMRRGSKDRYFQNDAKKLVPEGIEGRIAFKGELKDVIFQLCGGIRAGMGYCGAPTVEHLKENAKFVKITGAGLRESHPHDVQITKEAPNYSK, from the coding sequence ATGAATGGAAAAATAACAAAGGAAGCAATAACATTTGATGATGTATTACTAGTACCAGCAGAGTCCTATGTTCTGCCTCAAGACATACAACTTAAGGCATATCTTACTGATACAATTGCACTAAATATACCAATAGTAAGTGCAGCTATGGATACAGTAACAGAGGCTCATTTAGCAATAGCTTTAGCAAGACAAGGTGGATTAGGTTTTATTCATAAAAATATGTCAATTGAAGAACAAGCTAAAGAAGTAGATAAGGTTAAAAGAAATGAAAGTGGTATGATTCAAAATCCAATAACTTTGTATAAGGAAGCTACTCTTGGAGATGCTGATGAATTAATGGGACAATATAGAATTTCAGGATTACCAATTATAGAAGCTGATGGAAAATTAATCGGAATAATAACAAATAGAGATTTAAAATATAGAAAAGATTATGAAACTGCTGTTGTTGAAGTTATGACAAAGGATCATTTAATTACAGCTTCAGTTGGAACTACTTTAGATGAAGCAAAGGAAATTTTACTTTCTCATAGAATAGAAAAATTACCTATAGTTGATGAGGAAGGATATTTAAAGGGATTAATAACAATAAAAGATATAGATAAAATTGTAGAATATCCAAATGCTTGTAAAGATGAACATGGTAGATTAAGAGTTGGAGCAGCAGTAGGGGTAGGTACAGATACACTTGATAGGGTAAGAGCTTTAGTTAATGCAGGAGTAGATGTTATAACTGTTGATTCAGCTCATGGGCATTCTATGGGAGTTGTAAAAAGAGTTAAAGAAATAAGAGATAATTTCCCAGATGTTCAATTAATAGCAGGAAATATAGTAACAGCAGAGGCAGCAAAGGCTTTAATTGGTGCAGGAGTAAATGCAGTTAAAGTAGGAGTTGGACCAGGTTCAATATGTACAACAAGGATTGTAGCTGGAGTTGGTGTTCCACAACTTAGTGCAGTAAATGATGTATATGAAGTTTGTAAAAAAGCTGGTGTGAGAGTTATTGCTGATGGAGGAATTAAGTATTCTGGAGATATTGTTAAAGCTTTGGCAAGTGGAGGAGATTGTGTAATGCTAGGAAGTATATTAGCAGGGACAAGTGAAGCTCCTGGTGAAGAAGTTATATATGAAGGAAGAAAATTCAAAATATATGTTGGGATGGGTTCTATGGCAGCTATGAGAAGAGGATCTAAAGATAGATATTTTCAAAATGATGCTAAAAAATTAGTTCCAGAAGGAATTGAAGGAAGAATAGCTTTTAAAGGTGAATTGAAAGATGTTATATTTCAATTGTGTGGTGGAATTAGAGCAGGTATGGGTTATTGCGGAGCTCCAACAGTTGAACATTTAAAAGAAAATGCTAAATTTGTAAAAATAACAGGGGCAGGACTAAGAGAAAGTCATCCTCACGATGTTCAAATAACAAAGGAAGCACCTAATTATTCTAAATAA
- the purD gene encoding phosphoribosylamine--glycine ligase, with the protein MKVLIVGKGGREHALAWKTSESPLVNKVYVAPGNPGTSKFCENINIKDNDIEALVAFAKKEKIDLTIVGPETTLALGIVDVFQENDLKIFGPKKSVARLESSKDFAKKIMEKYNIPTGSYKTFYNLEEAKLYVEEKGAPIVIKEDGLKAGKGVTVALTKKEALEALEIAFGIPDNKVVIEEYLDGFEFSLIALAHEDKIIPLEVGQDHKRVFNGDKGPNTGGMGVYSPVKRVTDDVIKDSVEKIIRPTLRGLQKEGLPFTGFIFAGIMDTAEGVKTIEFNVRFGDPEAEAILPRMKSDLVQLILDIMENKETVVDWSKETSCGVVLASEGYPSSSSKNAEIIIPEDVKSLIFHMGTREEKGKLYTDGGRVLIVVGKGENLEEAKEKAYIDVKKINCSKLFYRDDIGDKDLI; encoded by the coding sequence ATGAAAGTTTTAATTGTAGGAAAGGGTGGAAGAGAACATGCTTTAGCTTGGAAAACAAGTGAAAGTCCTTTAGTTAATAAAGTCTATGTTGCTCCGGGAAATCCAGGAACTAGTAAATTTTGTGAGAATATAAATATAAAAGATAATGATATAGAAGCTTTAGTTGCTTTTGCTAAAAAAGAAAAAATAGATTTAACTATAGTTGGTCCAGAAACAACTTTAGCTTTAGGTATTGTAGATGTTTTTCAAGAGAATGATCTTAAAATATTTGGCCCTAAAAAATCAGTGGCTAGATTGGAAAGTAGTAAAGATTTTGCAAAGAAAATAATGGAAAAATATAATATTCCAACTGGCTCTTATAAAACTTTTTATAATTTAGAAGAAGCTAAATTGTATGTTGAAGAAAAAGGAGCTCCAATAGTAATTAAAGAAGATGGATTAAAAGCAGGAAAAGGTGTAACAGTTGCTCTTACTAAAAAAGAAGCTTTAGAGGCTTTGGAAATAGCCTTTGGAATCCCTGATAATAAAGTTGTAATAGAAGAATATTTAGATGGCTTTGAATTTTCTTTAATAGCCCTTGCCCATGAAGATAAAATTATTCCATTGGAAGTTGGACAAGATCATAAGAGAGTATTCAATGGGGATAAAGGACCAAATACTGGTGGAATGGGAGTTTATTCCCCTGTTAAAAGAGTAACAGATGATGTAATAAAGGATAGTGTTGAAAAGATAATAAGACCAACATTAAGAGGTCTTCAAAAAGAGGGACTTCCATTTACTGGTTTTATATTTGCAGGAATAATGGATACAGCTGAGGGAGTTAAAACCATAGAATTTAATGTTAGATTTGGTGATCCAGAAGCAGAAGCAATACTTCCTAGAATGAAAAGTGATTTAGTTCAATTAATTTTAGATATAATGGAAAATAAAGAGACTGTTGTTGATTGGAGTAAGGAAACTTCTTGTGGAGTAGTATTGGCCTCAGAGGGATATCCTTCTAGTTCTTCAAAAAATGCAGAAATAATAATTCCAGAGGATGTAAAATCTTTAATTTTTCATATGGGAACAAGGGAAGAAAAAGGAAAATTATACACAGATGGGGGAAGAGTTTTAATTGTAGTAGGAAAGGGGGAAAATCTAGAAGAGGCAAAAGAAAAGGCTTATATAGATGTTAAAAAAATAAATTGCAGTAAATTATTTTATAGGGACGATATAGGAGATAAAGACTTAATTTAA